One Streptomyces sp. ML-6 DNA segment encodes these proteins:
- a CDS encoding lysophospholipid acyltransferase family protein: MLSRIADILVPAVGRLSVTTDPGVELAPGSIVAANHTSLADPAIVVAALRRLGAEPVIMAAAGLWRVPVLGRALVREGHIPVFRGDRRAAAALDTAAEALERGRLVLIYAEGGLPRRKDAAEEEPGTFRSGLARLAERTGAPVIPVGQAGARRITSGNPVKQLAGLVTAPLRRPDLHVHVGAPLELTGTRVDRTARARTAVTTAWRTAATHLREPAALLHTTSAS, from the coding sequence ATGCTCAGCCGCATCGCCGACATCCTGGTGCCCGCCGTCGGCCGCCTGTCGGTGACCACCGACCCCGGCGTCGAACTCGCGCCCGGCAGCATCGTCGCCGCGAACCACACGTCCCTGGCCGACCCCGCGATCGTGGTCGCCGCCCTGCGCCGCCTCGGCGCCGAGCCGGTCATCATGGCGGCGGCGGGGCTGTGGCGCGTCCCGGTGCTCGGCCGGGCGCTCGTCCGCGAAGGACACATCCCCGTCTTCCGCGGGGACCGGCGTGCCGCGGCGGCGCTGGACACCGCGGCGGAAGCCCTGGAGCGGGGGCGCCTGGTCCTCATCTACGCCGAAGGGGGCCTGCCCCGCCGCAAGGACGCCGCGGAAGAGGAGCCCGGCACCTTCCGCAGCGGCCTGGCCCGGCTCGCCGAGCGCACCGGCGCCCCCGTCATACCCGTGGGCCAGGCCGGAGCCCGCCGGATCACCTCGGGCAACCCCGTCAAACAGCTCGCCGGCCTGGTCACCGCACCCCTGCGCCGACCGGACCTCCATGTGCACGTGGGCGCGCCGCTGGAACTGACCGGCACCCGCGTCGACCGGACGGCGCGGGCCCGCACCGCGGTGACCACCGCGTGGCGAACGGCGGCCACCCACCTGCGCGAGCCCGCCGCACTCCTGCACACGACATCGGCTTCCTGA
- a CDS encoding GNAT family protein, whose translation MDDMWTGEKVRLRGVEPEDWEGFRDLARYTVDVRAADLIDPPRSEESFRAWTAERAGRPPGGEAFRLVVEGLADRAFAGSVTVGAFDSRAGRFRTGIGITRENRRKGYAAEATELLLTYMFAEQRCNKCEVEIHAFNDASLALYRALGFVEEGRLRQHEFFAGGYHDVVLMGITASEYWATHRPPSVR comes from the coding sequence ATGGACGACATGTGGACCGGGGAGAAGGTACGTCTGCGGGGTGTCGAGCCGGAGGACTGGGAAGGTTTCCGGGACCTGGCCCGGTACACCGTGGACGTCCGCGCCGCCGACCTGATCGATCCTCCCCGCTCCGAGGAGAGCTTCCGTGCCTGGACCGCCGAGCGCGCCGGACGTCCACCGGGCGGGGAGGCGTTCCGGCTGGTCGTCGAGGGGCTGGCCGACCGGGCCTTCGCGGGATCCGTGACCGTCGGCGCGTTCGACAGCCGGGCGGGAAGGTTCAGGACGGGCATCGGGATCACCCGCGAAAACCGCCGCAAGGGTTACGCGGCCGAGGCCACCGAACTGCTCCTCACCTACATGTTCGCCGAACAACGCTGCAACAAGTGCGAAGTGGAGATCCACGCCTTCAACGACGCTTCCCTCGCCCTTTACCGGGCTCTGGGCTTCGTCGAGGAAGGACGGCTTCGCCAGCACGAGTTCTTCGCCGGCGGCTACCACGACGTGGTGCTGATGGGCATCACCGCGTCCGAGTACTGGGCCACCCACCGCCCTCCGTCGGTGCGGTGA
- a CDS encoding acyl-CoA dehydrogenase, whose protein sequence is MIISSPSSGRAITTTAALTRVLFGEQMEQHHEPWRKLFGTEPFRFREGLSPEERSALSYERLGLVNAALESPVDFAGDVQRLTALHEWVGPVDPGLGTVASIHYNLFLGSFFDHSSGQPGHDLREFAELRRTGTFLCTEAGHGNSASQLETTATYDHAAGEFVLHTPHADARKFMPNTSSTGGAKSAVVAARLIVDGRDRGVFLFLTPLSDEDGRTLPGVEIRRLPQTATAPVDHCITSFDHVRLPREALLESEYGRLTPEGAFVSSIGSPRKRFLKSIGRVTVGKLCMSGYSLGVTRHAVAVAVRHALNRRTAGVTTGGSVPLFAHRSHHTPLLESVASTYAATLLHRAAVRRWVEATEQGQESEQEDSERFTAIAKGWITWQAREVMTECRERCGAQGLFLANGIAGQLAANEGTITAEGDNLVIWVKAAGEMLLGHFTPKQPCDLDPATRDLADTTFLQDLLGDIERIWHQRARRRLRSGPPGDPLNRWNNTVNSALKLVDAHAVRQAGQALLDAAAEATDDEARQQLVLLYRLFALRQVMAHSGDLLADGHLTGGQVRELQDASEGVVAALVPHAETLVAAFAVVEDVLLDHPIARPEGFDEQPVPSWDGTGSAPRRAVAAATPA, encoded by the coding sequence ATGATCATCTCTAGCCCCTCTTCCGGCCGTGCCATCACGACGACGGCAGCGCTCACCCGGGTGCTGTTCGGCGAACAAATGGAGCAGCATCACGAGCCGTGGCGCAAACTGTTCGGCACGGAGCCGTTCCGTTTCCGGGAAGGACTGTCGCCCGAGGAGCGTTCCGCTCTGTCGTACGAGCGGTTGGGATTAGTCAATGCCGCGCTCGAGAGTCCTGTCGACTTCGCCGGTGACGTGCAGCGGCTGACGGCGCTCCATGAATGGGTGGGCCCCGTGGATCCGGGGCTGGGGACGGTGGCGAGCATCCACTACAACCTGTTCCTCGGAAGCTTCTTCGACCACTCCTCCGGGCAGCCCGGCCACGACCTGCGGGAGTTCGCCGAACTGCGGCGGACGGGAACGTTCCTGTGCACGGAGGCCGGACACGGCAACAGCGCCTCGCAGTTGGAGACCACCGCCACGTACGACCACGCCGCCGGGGAATTCGTACTGCACACTCCCCACGCGGACGCGCGGAAGTTCATGCCGAACACCAGTTCCACGGGCGGCGCCAAGTCCGCCGTGGTCGCCGCCCGGCTGATCGTCGACGGCAGGGACCGGGGCGTCTTCCTGTTCCTGACCCCGCTCAGCGACGAGGACGGGCGCACGTTGCCCGGCGTGGAGATACGCAGGCTGCCGCAGACGGCCACGGCGCCGGTCGACCACTGCATCACGTCGTTCGACCACGTGCGGCTGCCGCGCGAGGCGCTCCTGGAGTCGGAGTACGGGCGCCTCACTCCGGAGGGCGCCTTCGTGAGCTCGATCGGCAGCCCCCGCAAGCGCTTCCTGAAGTCCATCGGCCGCGTGACGGTCGGCAAACTGTGCATGAGCGGCTACAGCCTCGGGGTCACCCGGCATGCGGTCGCCGTGGCGGTCCGGCACGCCCTCAACCGGCGGACGGCCGGGGTGACGACCGGTGGCAGCGTTCCGCTGTTCGCCCACCGGAGTCATCACACCCCGCTCCTCGAGTCCGTCGCCAGCACCTATGCGGCGACGCTGCTGCACCGGGCCGCGGTCCGGCGTTGGGTCGAGGCGACGGAGCAGGGGCAGGAGTCGGAGCAGGAGGACAGCGAGCGGTTCACGGCCATCGCGAAGGGCTGGATCACCTGGCAGGCGCGGGAGGTCATGACCGAGTGCCGGGAACGGTGCGGCGCTCAGGGGCTCTTCCTCGCCAACGGCATCGCGGGTCAGCTCGCCGCCAACGAGGGGACGATCACCGCGGAGGGCGACAACCTGGTGATCTGGGTGAAGGCGGCCGGCGAGATGCTCCTGGGGCACTTCACCCCGAAGCAGCCCTGCGACCTGGACCCCGCGACCCGGGACCTCGCCGACACCACGTTCCTGCAGGACCTGCTGGGCGACATCGAACGCATCTGGCACCAGCGGGCGCGCAGGCGCCTGCGCAGCGGACCTCCGGGAGATCCGCTCAACCGGTGGAACAACACCGTCAATTCGGCCCTGAAGCTGGTCGACGCCCATGCGGTGCGCCAGGCGGGCCAGGCCCTCCTGGACGCGGCGGCGGAAGCCACCGACGACGAGGCTCGACAGCAACTGGTCCTGCTTTACCGGTTGTTCGCGTTGCGCCAGGTCATGGCACACAGTGGTGATCTGCTCGCCGACGGGCACCTGACCGGCGGGCAGGTGCGGGAGTTGCAGGACGCTTCCGAAGGCGTCGTCGCGGCTCTCGTGCCGCACGCCGAAACGCTCGTGGCCGCGTTCGCCGTCGTCGAGGACGTCCTCCTCGACCATCCCATCGCCCGTCCCGAGGGGTTCGACGAGCAGCCGGTGCCGTCCTGGGACGGTACCGGGTCCGCGCCGCGGCGGGCTGTCGCCGCGGCGACGCCTGCCTGA
- a CDS encoding D-Ala-D-Ala carboxypeptidase family metallohydrolase, which translates to MTSRSSLLLASALAAVSLLFTAPAPASASPAFESPAPSLAPAPFLAPASASAGLAPANACFTWNRSLGEGTSGEDVRQLQIRVAGYPGFGGELAIDGEFGPATRAAVQRFQAAYGLEADGIAGPLTFGKLYELQKGDCSPANFDWSELNQCGTDWSGGQVDAGTVRANVLVTMWKLQALRHAMGDRPIGINDGFRDHACNDAVGGAPDSLHMYGLAADMSAGSQGFCALALEAREHGFTQILGPGYPDHDDHVHVAGGTGRHWSAPDCGI; encoded by the coding sequence ATGACATCGCGTTCATCCCTGCTGCTCGCGTCGGCCCTGGCCGCTGTCAGCCTGCTGTTCACCGCACCCGCACCCGCGTCCGCGAGCCCCGCGTTCGAGAGCCCCGCGCCCTCCCTCGCGCCCGCCCCCTTCCTCGCGCCCGCCTCGGCCTCCGCCGGCCTCGCACCCGCCAACGCCTGCTTCACCTGGAACAGGTCCCTCGGTGAGGGGACCTCCGGCGAGGACGTACGACAGCTCCAGATCCGGGTCGCCGGCTACCCCGGATTCGGCGGCGAACTGGCCATCGACGGCGAGTTCGGCCCGGCCACGAGAGCCGCGGTGCAGCGCTTCCAGGCGGCGTACGGCCTGGAGGCCGACGGCATCGCGGGCCCGCTCACCTTCGGCAAGCTCTACGAACTCCAGAAGGGCGACTGCTCCCCGGCCAACTTCGACTGGTCGGAACTCAACCAGTGCGGTACCGACTGGTCGGGCGGCCAGGTCGATGCCGGCACCGTCCGGGCCAACGTCCTGGTCACCATGTGGAAGCTCCAGGCCCTGCGGCACGCGATGGGCGACCGGCCCATCGGCATCAACGACGGCTTCCGCGACCACGCCTGCAACGACGCCGTCGGCGGCGCCCCCGACAGCCTCCACATGTACGGCCTCGCCGCCGACATGAGTGCCGGCTCCCAGGGCTTCTGCGCCCTGGCCCTCGAGGCCCGCGAACACGGCTTCACCCAGATCCTGGGCCCCGGCTACCCGGACCACGACGACCACGTCCACGTCGCGGGCGGCACCGGCCGGCACTGGTCCGCCCCCGACTGCGGCATCTGA
- a CDS encoding M23 family peptidase: MLSRTAVRTALAALAVTGLLVAAPSATATSRDSSATPSATPATTAQSPSAGVTVKMPSAVADRLGTGRRALVDAVSADVLSRSHDAKGLTPKAAVDKLADEGRKVVVDVRTVSRDWARGVAYVEAPRTRHGEPEGWLYIAHRKDGRWVSGLEGDREFADHVAKSPLVGTAERQTMTAYAQRRATPQEQRPSVGTLANTNGLLLPWMPDYYMTLTGGAHSHTGSTGYWSSLDFAGGNASGRVRSSREGTATSMCGAGGGWTRVIHPGGFSTDYYHMWNTTYYNGTSIARSALLGNIGTDTCAGGSATGAHVHWSLRTYDANYNGQYTWLNGRTIGGWAWWNGSSQYTGCATRLGVTACPGTAIYNRVS; this comes from the coding sequence GTGCTCTCCAGAACCGCCGTGAGAACCGCCCTCGCCGCCCTCGCCGTCACCGGGCTGCTCGTCGCCGCCCCCTCGGCGACGGCGACCTCCCGGGACTCGTCCGCGACGCCGTCCGCGACCCCGGCGACCACCGCCCAGTCGCCGTCCGCCGGGGTCACCGTGAAGATGCCGTCCGCGGTCGCCGACCGCCTCGGCACCGGCCGCCGGGCCCTGGTGGACGCCGTCTCCGCCGACGTCCTCTCCCGGTCCCACGACGCCAAGGGCCTCACCCCGAAGGCAGCCGTCGACAAGCTCGCCGACGAGGGCCGCAAGGTGGTCGTCGACGTCCGCACCGTCTCGCGCGACTGGGCCCGGGGCGTCGCCTACGTCGAGGCGCCGCGCACCCGGCACGGCGAGCCGGAGGGCTGGCTCTACATCGCCCACCGCAAGGACGGGCGGTGGGTCTCCGGCCTTGAGGGCGACCGCGAATTCGCCGACCACGTGGCGAAGTCCCCCCTGGTCGGCACAGCGGAACGGCAGACCATGACGGCATACGCGCAGCGCAGGGCGACGCCGCAGGAGCAGAGGCCGTCGGTGGGGACCCTGGCCAACACCAACGGGCTGCTGCTGCCCTGGATGCCCGACTACTACATGACCCTGACCGGCGGCGCGCACTCCCACACCGGCTCGACCGGCTACTGGAGCAGCCTCGACTTCGCCGGTGGCAACGCCAGTGGCCGGGTCCGCTCGTCCCGCGAGGGAACGGCGACCTCGATGTGCGGCGCCGGGGGCGGCTGGACCAGGGTGATCCACCCGGGCGGTTTCTCGACGGACTACTACCACATGTGGAACACCACCTACTACAACGGGACGTCGATCGCCCGCAGTGCCCTGCTCGGCAACATCGGCACCGACACCTGCGCCGGCGGTTCCGCGACCGGAGCCCACGTGCACTGGAGCCTGCGCACGTACGACGCCAACTACAACGGCCAGTACACCTGGCTGAACGGCCGCACCATCGGCGGCTGGGCCTGGTGGAACGGTTCCAGCCAGTACACCGGCTGCGCCACCCGCCTCGGCGTCACCGCCTGCCCCGGCACGGCGATCTACAACCGCGTCAGCTGA